One Cucurbita pepo subsp. pepo cultivar mu-cu-16 chromosome LG20, ASM280686v2, whole genome shotgun sequence genomic window carries:
- the LOC111782935 gene encoding ras-related protein RABF2b-like isoform X1 translates to MATSGNKNINAKLVLLGDVGAGKSSLVLRFVKGQFVEFQESTIGAAFFSQTLAVNDATVKFEIWDTAGQERYHSLAPMYYRGAAAAIIVYDITNQASFDRAKKWVQELQAQGNPNMVMALAGNKSDMLDSRSVAAEDAQTYAQENGLFFMETSAKSAANVNDIFYEIAKRLPRVQPVQNTPGMVLDRPAERVASTSCCS, encoded by the exons ATGGCCACCAGCGGAAACAAGAACATTAATGCCAAATTA GTGCTTCTTGGTGATGTTGGTGCTGGGAAGTCGAGTCTAGTGTTGCGTTTTGTTAAAGGGCAATTTGTTGAGTTTCAG GAATCGACGATCGGTGCGGCCTTTTTCTCTCAAACATTGGCTGTAAATGATGCCACTGTGAAATTTGAAATCTGGGACACAGCTGGGCAGGAGAGATACCACAGTTTGGCTCCAATGTATTATAGGGGTGCAGCTGCAGCTATTATCGTCTACGATATTactaaccaa GCTTCATTTGATCGGGCAAAAAAATGGGTTCAAGAACTTCAAGCACAAG GCAATCCGAATATGGTCATGGCTTTAGCTGGGAATAAATCAGATATGTTGGATTCTAGGAGTGTTGCTGCAGAG GACGCTCAAACGTATGCGCAGGAGAATGGCCTTTTCTTCATGGAAACCTCTGCAAAAAGTGCTGCTAATGTCAATGATATCTTCTATGAAATAG CAAAGAGATTACCACGAGTGCAACCGGTACAGAATACACCAGGGATGGTTCTAGACAGACCTGCTGAAAGGGTTGCAAGCACGTCGTGTTGCTCGTAG
- the LOC111782935 gene encoding ras-related protein RABF2b-like isoform X2, with translation MPNRDVLLGDVGAGKSSLVLRFVKGQFVEFQESTIGAAFFSQTLAVNDATVKFEIWDTAGQERYHSLAPMYYRGAAAAIIVYDITNQASFDRAKKWVQELQAQGNPNMVMALAGNKSDMLDSRSVAAEDAQTYAQENGLFFMETSAKSAANVNDIFYEIAKRLPRVQPVQNTPGMVLDRPAERVASTSCCS, from the exons ATGCCGAATCGCGAT GTGCTTCTTGGTGATGTTGGTGCTGGGAAGTCGAGTCTAGTGTTGCGTTTTGTTAAAGGGCAATTTGTTGAGTTTCAG GAATCGACGATCGGTGCGGCCTTTTTCTCTCAAACATTGGCTGTAAATGATGCCACTGTGAAATTTGAAATCTGGGACACAGCTGGGCAGGAGAGATACCACAGTTTGGCTCCAATGTATTATAGGGGTGCAGCTGCAGCTATTATCGTCTACGATATTactaaccaa GCTTCATTTGATCGGGCAAAAAAATGGGTTCAAGAACTTCAAGCACAAG GCAATCCGAATATGGTCATGGCTTTAGCTGGGAATAAATCAGATATGTTGGATTCTAGGAGTGTTGCTGCAGAG GACGCTCAAACGTATGCGCAGGAGAATGGCCTTTTCTTCATGGAAACCTCTGCAAAAAGTGCTGCTAATGTCAATGATATCTTCTATGAAATAG CAAAGAGATTACCACGAGTGCAACCGGTACAGAATACACCAGGGATGGTTCTAGACAGACCTGCTGAAAGGGTTGCAAGCACGTCGTGTTGCTCGTAG